The DNA sequence GGGAACTGGTTTCTTGGGCTTACAAGTTCATTTTTTCACCCTACGCATCCCAAAATTTACAATCGATAGAGCGCTATTTAGAGGGGCATCAGTTGTCAACTGATAATCATGTATGAGAACAACTTGGCACACTAAATAACTCCCTACCTAAAACTCGACACCCCCAAATAAAACACACTCGAATCCAAACCCGGGTTGGAGTGGGCGGTTTCAGCATTGGACAAGTGGTGGAGTTTATAACCGAGCGTCAAAGCCCAGCGTGAGCCGGTGGTGATTTGCATGCCAAGTCCAAAATCGAAGGTAAAATTAAATTTGCGTGCATTCTCAACCGGAACTTCGTTGAGAAAGGTCAGAAAGCCACCGCTGGTGTTGGCAAAAAACTTAAGCCGCCTTGCCTGCAAAAAATAGAATTTCAAGCCAATCGGTGCAAGTCCAAAACCGTAAACGGATGTTGTTCGCACCTGTTCTGTAGAAAAGATGCCCTCGCCGGTAACTTCAGTTTGCGGATTATTCGTCACCATTGCCATTGGAATCACGTCAAAGGTGTAGGCCAAAGCAACGTTATCTCCGGCTGCCAAAATTCTGCCGTACTGCAACCCTACAATGGCAAATTGACGTCCCGGGGTAATTGCCAGGAATTTCCCGGACATCGAGGCAAATGAGTAGCCGCTCCAGATACTCAGTTCCGTAAGACCCCTGTGGAACCTGCTTGCATTAAATTTTCCCGGCGGTTCCGGACTCGAGCCCTGCTCAGAACC is a window from the candidate division KSB1 bacterium genome containing:
- a CDS encoding acyloxyacyl hydrolase; this translates as MFRKSVRTIGLVFFILSSALFAEGSEQGSSPEPPGKFNASRFHRGLTELSIWSGYSFASMSGKFLAITPGRQFAIVGLQYGRILAAGDNVALAYTFDVIPMAMVTNNPQTEVTGEGIFSTEQVRTTSVYGFGLAPIGLKFYFLQARRLKFFANTSGGFLTFLNEVPVENARKFNFTFDFGLGMQITTGSRWALTLGYKLHHLSNAETAHSNPGLDSSVFYLGVSSFR